Within the Lacerta agilis isolate rLacAgi1 chromosome Z, rLacAgi1.pri, whole genome shotgun sequence genome, the region GCTGGAGAGGCGTCTTGGAGGTTTGTTCCCAAAATTTCCCAGGATGGTCGAGGGAGGAAgggaccccagcggtcatctaggcTGACCCCGGGAGAAGACGGGCGAGGGGACGTTCATGGTCCATGTCCTCTCCAACTGGTTCCAATATGGCCGCCCATGttgggaaacccatccagatgggtggggcataaggaataccattactactactactactactactactactactactactactactactactactactattattttcCCTTTTGTATTTCATCCCGTCAGCTCTCATTTCGAGACAGAAAAGGGGGGTATCAGTTCCATTAAGATAtcgataataataacaattattgttgttgttgttgttgttgttgttgttgttatcatcatcatcattattatttgaaTGGAACCAACACCCCCTGAATATCTACCAATTTGTCTCCGCAGAAGGTgccgcttctgctgctgctccgtCGCTGCTTGGGAGCCCCAGGAAGGACATCCAAACGAGCCGGAGTCCCTTTGCGCCTGGTAAGAGGGGCTGCCCCGCTGGGATGGCATATTTGGGGGTCAAAGGAGGCGCTttccacatattattattattattattttatttatcatttatcgAAGTGTTGTGTGTgtctgcgcgcgcgcacacacacacacacacacagtataaatACATGTGTGTATGTAAGTATATATGTACGTGTGTGTGTAAactaatatattttattaattttgctTTGCCCACTCTCTGCATTGGCATATTTGAAAATCCCAGACTTTTCTCTTGCTTGCAGAACCAAGCTTGGCCAGGCTCCGGGCGGGATCCGGCGCAGGGCAAGCGGCAGGCAAGAGGAAGCTCCCCGGAGAGTCCCTCATCAACCCTGGATTCATCCGGTAATTGGTCCACCATGACAGCCGCCATCCAAttaatgttattttaattttaggATGATAATTAGTATCAGTacttatattaataataataatattaataataacatatTATTAATTTTATGGTGATAATTAGCAtccatattattttatttatgttattattaattatatattataattattaattttatttcaactttatgatgataattattatcgatattattttattttgtgattaatattttattgttatgATGATGGTATTTATTATGATAaccaccattattatttattgacgATTTCAATGGCAACGGTACCGTTCTTTGCATGAGGCTCTCTGCACGTGCTGAAGAGCTGCGCTGATCCCAAGCCTATTTCTCCTCCTAGCAAGAAGACTCCCACCGGGGTAGATTTTGAAGATGCCTGAATCGCACAGAGCTGCCAGCtggttttaatgtgtgtgtgtttgagagccagtgtggtgtagaggttaagagcagtaatctggtgaaccgggttcgcttccccgctcctccacatgcagctgctgggtgaccttgggacagtcccacttctttgaagtctctgtgTCAttgagggacattgccacgcaagtctctcagccccactcaccccacagagtgtttgttgtgggggaggaagggaaaggagaacgttagccgcttggagactccttcgggtagtgatcaagcgggatatcaaatccaaactcattattattattattgctttcattaaatttatttctGATTTTCAATTATGTACATTTCAGTCGTTTTACAACCATTTTAACGGGTCGAAAcgacttcctcccctccctttctgtggttcattagattattatttttttattccgGATTAATTTGATTTAATGAAGAAgagttaatttaatttaatttaacaactTATTTATCCATCTACTTTAAACTTATACTCtgccaatataaaatatatttaaaaatatacactTTTAAACATATACTCTGCCGATATTCCAATATTTCCAGTTTGTTTGCAATTAttcataaaccatttccattcttttataaaaagtttgtttttatttttactttatttttatttatcttatcttatcttatacattattataattattattttatctattcttatattatattataatttttattttattgatttttatatattcttatattataatttttatatttattttctttattattatattataattattataattattttatttttatatatttttaaattttatcttctttatttcctccctccctcccttcctttcttcatttcatttcatttctatacctggaggtctcagggtgccTTGATTTACTACGGTATTTCCCCggcaagttttgccatttctgcgtaaGTTCTCCTATCCATCCTTCTTTCGTCGAGACTTATTCATTCCATAACTCCATAACATACATGAGTAAATTTCCATACAATTTGGGTCGTTTTGTCCCTATAACTCCCCAAaggaaagctttttatttttacaaatgttattttaaacatcttttcccattcaatatatatatattcccagcAAACGGTTAGATACTGaatcataattattattaaattaaaatcattaaaattatTATCAAATCATAATTATCAAATCATTAAAATTATTATCAAATCATAATTATCAAATCATTAAAATTATTATCAAATCATAATTATCAAATCATAATTTTTATCAAATCGTTATTAAAAtattattgaataataataattattaaaattatCAAAACATAATTATGCTCGAATAAAAATTATTGtcgaaaagcaaaaagaaaagagagaaaggattTACGGTTAAAAACATATGGCGGTTAAAAGGTTAATGTCCAGGATGCGGGTTTCTTGGGGGCTCTCGGAAACATGGCCGCCTGGAGTCGGGGTCCCGGCAAGGTGGAATTCTCTAGTCTCGGCTGCGTCTTCTCCGCCTCGAACCCCAAGGTAGTGGTGGGGTCACAGTGGCCAGGGTCCTCAAGCTGCCCTGGGTTAGGGGAATCGGCCACACTGGGGGTGGCCGCTGGCGGGATCCCATCCTGGAGCCCCCTGGGGTGGGAGGCACCTGCGGGGTCCTGGGTCAAACTCGGGGTGGGGGGGACCGGGGTGGAGGGACCGGCCGCACTGGGGGTCGCTGCCGCTGGGATCCTGTCCTCGAGCCGCCCAGGGTGGGGGGACCGAACATGCCATGGTTACCGCTGCTGGGTTCCGTCCTaggccgcccagggtggctgctGCCGGGTTCCCATCCCTGAGCCCCCCGGGGCAGCGGGCACCCATGGGGCCCTGGGCAGCCCCCCATGCCCCTACATTGGCCGGACGACTTCCCGGTAGGCCCGGATGACCTCATCCTCATCCGGGCAGGCATACCAGAACTCTTTGGCCTCTCTGGCCGCCTCCAGGTAGCGCCGGACGCCCCGCATTTCGGCAGGGACCCCCGCCCGGCGGTAATGGCGGCACACCACCTgcagggaggaggggcagggtCAGAGGTCTGGGCGCGGGGGGGCACATGCGCCCCAGCCGTTTGGGGATCCCCAGAAGTGCTACTCACGTCGACGGTGTTGAGCTTGGGCAGGAGCCGGCAGTCGGCCAGGGTCATGTGCTCGCCGTCCAGGAAGCGGCCCCGGGGGCCCCGGCCCACCTCCAAGGGGGTGTTCAGGTAGCGATCCAGCTTCCAGAGAGCTCGGAAGAGGCTCTCCCGCagggctggagggggggcagaaaCACACGGTGATTCGGGGCTCCGCCTACCACCTCGGAACCCCGCCCAGagctcctccccccaccccagggtcCCCCTACCTTCGTCCCGCCCAGCCTCCGGGTTCTTGATGTAGGCCGAGAAGCGACGGAAGACGTCGTCCCCTGCCGCCGCCGACTCCCGATTCCGGACTTCTAGGCTCGGGAAGCTGCCGGGAGACAGAGGCATTGGAGGGGTGCCGGGTTCGAGGTGGGGCGCACTgagctctcgggggggggggcgctaaagAATTGTTCCCAATTTTCCGGGGGCACGGAAAATTTGAAATGATCCGTTCGCCAATTTATTGGGGTGGATGGCGGGTCCCCGCTTGACCTTTGACCCCTGGCACTCACTTGGGGGGCCCAAGGGTCTCTTCCAGAAACTCCTCGATCTGGAGGGTGTCCGTCTTGGGTTGCCCATCGTACAGCAGCACCGGGAGCTGGGCCCCGGGTGCGAAATCCTTCAGCACATCTGGGGACCTGaagtggggtgaggtggggaggaagggatTGGGACCCCAAAATTTCTCATTCACTTCCCTCCCtcgcttccctttccctttcttcttccctccctccctccttccctcccctctcttgatttcctccctccctccccttccctccctccctccttccctttctctctccctcccttctttttctctcgccttccctccctccatttccttcttttcctccctccttccctcacttcatctcctttctttcctttctccctccatTCCATCTCTTCTTTGTcccttcatttccttccttccttcccttttctttctccctccattccatctctctttcctttcctctctcccttccttccttctttttctccctccctccttccttccttccctccctcccgccctcctccctcccttcatttcctttctccctccattccatccttccttcttttattcctccattttccttctccctccgtTTTCCTTCTTCCGTACCTCcatttccttcttctccctccctcctccctccattccaccccttccctcccttcatttcctttcttctttttctcccttaccttccttctttttctccctccctccctccttccttccttcctcccttccctcttcccaccTTCCTACCTCTTGGTATCCACGGTGGTCAGCGTGAAAGGCACCCCTTTGAGGAGAAGGACCATGAAGAGCCGTTGGCACGAGGGGCAGGAACCGATGCTCTCGCCGTCCTCGCTCGCCTAAAGaccaggaagaggaaggaagtagACGGATTGGACATGTATCCTGATTCTGAAATACGGCAAATAtactcctttcctctttctttttctccttcctctttccttcctcctttccttcttcccttcctccctatctcctttccttccttcccttccttttgtGTTTCACGATGatgattgctattattattattattattattagtccctatttttattggagaaacaGAGGGTCTGGCATTGTCTTctgtcccttccttccctccgtcccttccctccctttcttctttccttccctcctcctttctcttccttccttcccccttcctctccttccttcttcccttcccttctcctttcttttttctttcct harbors:
- the CLIC3 gene encoding chloride intracellular channel protein 3 isoform X1, whose protein sequence is MAESSKIQLFVKASEDGESIGSCPSCQRLFMVLLLKGVPFTLTTVDTKRSPDVLKDFAPGAQLPVLLYDGQPKTDTLQIEEFLEETLGPPNFPSLEVRNRESAAAGDDVFRRFSAYIKNPEAGRDEALRESLFRALWKLDRYLNTPLEVGRGPRGRFLDGEHMTLADCRLLPKLNTVDVVCRHYRRAGVPAEMRGVRRYLEAAREAKEFWYACPDEDEVIRAYREVVRPM
- the CLIC3 gene encoding chloride intracellular channel protein 3 isoform X2; protein product: MVLLLKGVPFTLTTVDTKRSPDVLKDFAPGAQLPVLLYDGQPKTDTLQIEEFLEETLGPPNFPSLEVRNRESAAAGDDVFRRFSAYIKNPEAGRDEALRESLFRALWKLDRYLNTPLEVGRGPRGRFLDGEHMTLADCRLLPKLNTVDVVCRHYRRAGVPAEMRGVRRYLEAAREAKEFWYACPDEDEVIRAYREVVRPM